Proteins encoded by one window of Kineosporia sp. NBRC 101731:
- a CDS encoding DUF485 domain-containing protein, which yields MSDDQPDRPLGGTGYQEVQASDEFQELRTRFRRFVFPLTGVFLAWYFLYVALSAYAPDFMSTEVIGRVNIGLIIGLLQFVSTFAITMTYARWADREFDPTADRLRAHIESGETK from the coding sequence ATGTCCGACGATCAGCCCGACCGCCCCCTCGGCGGCACCGGATACCAGGAGGTGCAGGCGAGCGACGAGTTCCAGGAGTTGCGTACGCGCTTCCGCCGGTTCGTCTTTCCGCTGACCGGCGTCTTCCTGGCCTGGTACTTCCTCTACGTGGCGCTCTCCGCCTACGCCCCCGACTTCATGAGCACCGAGGTGATCGGCCGGGTCAACATCGGCCTGATCATCGGCCTGCTGCAGTTCGTCTCGACCTTCGCGATCACCATGACCTACGCCCGCTGGGCCGACCGTGAGTTCGACCCGACCGCCGACCGCCTGCGCGCGCACATCGAGAGCGGTGAGACGAAGTGA
- a CDS encoding cation acetate symporter, with protein MPAAATASGDIGSPALNITIFLVFVVITLGIVLRASRNNRTAADYYAGGRAFTGRQNGIAIAGDYLSAASFLGIAGAIATVGYDGFMYSIGFLVAWLVALLLVAELLRNTGRFTMADVLSFRLRQGPVRTAAAISTLAVSFFYLLAQMAGAGGLVNLLLGVDGSAGQNLTIAVVGILMIVYVLVGGMKGTTWVQIIKAVLLIIGAALMTVWVLGRAGLNFSALLGDAAAASPAGTALLEPGLRYGLTDTTKLDFISLGLALVLGTAGLPHVLMRFYTVPSSKEARRSVVWAILLIGIFYLFTLVLGFGAAWLVGPEKILAAPGKANSAAPLLAFELGGTLLLGVIAAVAFATILAVVAGLTITASASFAHDIYANVIKKGSVRADDEVRVARITAVVIGAVAIVGGIFAKDQNVAFLVALAFAVAASANLPTILYSLFWKRFNTRGALWSIYGGLTSAIVLIIFSPVVSGKIDAKTGASLSMITDTGIDFHWFPLDNPGIVSIPIGFLLGYLGTITSKEVGSAEKYAEMEVRSLTGAGAEKAVDH; from the coding sequence ATGCCTGCTGCGGCAACGGCTTCCGGTGACATCGGCAGCCCCGCACTGAACATCACGATCTTCCTCGTCTTCGTCGTGATCACCCTGGGGATCGTGCTGCGGGCCTCCCGCAACAACCGCACGGCCGCCGACTACTACGCCGGAGGGCGCGCCTTCACCGGGCGGCAGAACGGCATCGCGATCGCCGGCGACTATCTCTCCGCCGCCAGCTTCCTCGGCATCGCCGGGGCCATCGCGACGGTCGGCTACGACGGCTTCATGTACTCCATCGGCTTCCTCGTGGCCTGGCTCGTCGCCCTGCTGCTCGTGGCCGAACTACTGCGCAATACGGGCCGTTTCACCATGGCCGACGTGCTCAGCTTCCGCCTGCGACAGGGTCCGGTGCGCACCGCGGCCGCGATCTCGACCCTGGCGGTGAGCTTCTTCTACCTGCTGGCCCAGATGGCCGGCGCCGGCGGCCTGGTGAACCTGCTGCTGGGCGTGGACGGTTCGGCCGGACAGAACCTCACCATCGCGGTCGTCGGCATCCTGATGATCGTCTACGTGCTGGTCGGCGGCATGAAGGGCACCACCTGGGTGCAGATCATCAAGGCCGTGCTGTTGATCATCGGCGCCGCCCTGATGACGGTCTGGGTGCTGGGCCGGGCCGGGCTGAACTTCTCCGCGCTGCTCGGTGACGCCGCCGCAGCTTCCCCGGCCGGTACCGCGCTGCTGGAACCCGGTCTGCGGTACGGCCTCACGGACACCACGAAGCTGGACTTCATCTCGCTCGGCCTGGCCCTGGTGCTCGGTACGGCCGGCCTGCCGCACGTCCTGATGCGCTTCTACACCGTGCCCAGCTCGAAAGAGGCTCGGCGCAGTGTGGTCTGGGCGATCTTGCTGATCGGGATCTTCTACCTGTTCACCCTGGTGCTCGGTTTCGGCGCGGCCTGGCTGGTAGGGCCGGAGAAGATCCTGGCCGCCCCGGGCAAGGCCAACTCGGCGGCGCCGCTGCTGGCGTTCGAACTCGGGGGCACCTTGCTGCTCGGGGTGATCGCGGCCGTCGCCTTCGCCACCATCCTGGCGGTGGTGGCCGGGCTGACCATCACCGCGAGCGCGTCGTTCGCCCACGACATCTACGCGAACGTGATCAAGAAGGGCTCGGTGCGGGCGGACGACGAGGTCCGGGTCGCGCGGATCACGGCCGTGGTCATCGGTGCGGTCGCGATCGTCGGCGGCATCTTCGCCAAGGACCAGAACGTGGCCTTCCTGGTGGCCCTGGCCTTCGCGGTGGCGGCCTCGGCCAACCTGCCGACGATCCTCTACTCGCTGTTCTGGAAGCGGTTCAACACCCGGGGTGCCCTGTGGAGCATCTACGGCGGGCTGACCTCGGCGATCGTGCTGATCATCTTCTCCCCGGTGGTCTCCGGGAAGATCGACGCGAAGACCGGGGCCTCGTTGTCGATGATCACCGACACCGGGATCGACTTCCACTGGTTCCCGCTGGACAACCCGGGCATCGTGTCGATCCCGATCGGCTTCCTGCTCGGCTATCTCGGCACCATCACCAGCAAGGAGGTCGGCTCGGCGGAGAAGTACGCCGAGATGGAGGTCCGATCCCTGACCGGTGCGGGCGCCGAGAAGGCCGTGGATCACTGA
- a CDS encoding GntR family transcriptional regulator — protein MAVEPKYRRIADALAERIRAGDFGADGALPPQRVLSDEYSVTLMTLRQALKALQDDGLIEQRAGRGTFVVPPEVAHDQANLRSLADELNTQGVPLRTEVLDVQTGKLPREVAIELGMPAEAPALRLERLRSVRGIPLLHQISWVPQPWAEAIAEVDFRVTPLYGAIGEATGTHPERAEEALTAEALTAGLAGLTSTAEGRPALVMRRTTFDGTGRAYVVDTATILDERLRIVTDRRTSEVTHTWRFG, from the coding sequence GTGGCAGTTGAACCGAAGTACCGCCGGATCGCCGACGCACTGGCCGAGCGGATTCGCGCCGGGGATTTCGGTGCTGATGGCGCCCTACCCCCGCAGCGCGTCCTGAGCGACGAGTACAGCGTGACCCTGATGACTCTGCGTCAGGCACTGAAGGCGCTGCAAGACGACGGGCTGATCGAGCAGAGGGCCGGGCGGGGCACCTTCGTGGTTCCCCCCGAGGTCGCCCACGACCAGGCCAACCTGCGCAGCCTCGCCGACGAGCTGAACACCCAGGGAGTGCCGCTGCGCACCGAGGTGCTCGATGTGCAGACCGGCAAGCTGCCGCGCGAGGTGGCGATCGAATTGGGCATGCCCGCCGAGGCACCCGCCCTGCGGCTGGAGCGGCTGCGGTCGGTCCGCGGAATCCCGTTGCTGCACCAGATCTCCTGGGTGCCGCAGCCGTGGGCCGAGGCGATCGCGGAGGTCGACTTCCGGGTCACCCCGCTCTACGGCGCGATCGGCGAGGCCACCGGCACCCACCCCGAACGGGCCGAGGAAGCCCTCACCGCCGAGGCCCTGACCGCCGGTCTGGCCGGGCTCACCTCGACCGCAGAAGGCCGCCCGGCGCTGGTGATGCGCCGGACGACCTTCGACGGAACGGGCCGGGCCTACGTGGTGGACACGGCCACGATCCTCGACGAGCGGTTGCGGATCGTGACCGACCGCCGCACCTCAGAGGTCACGCACACCTGGCGTTTCGGCTGA
- the trpA gene encoding tryptophan synthase subunit alpha, producing the protein MTTVTVGRPPLERHLRDHRDQGRKALVPYVTAGVVPGWTGLVEALAAAGADAIEIGLPFSDPMLEGTTIQEASQRALEQGMTTERALAAVAELDLDIPLVVMTYSNLIRHRGAGVFCERLAGAGVSGLIPVDTPLDEASPLVAAARSQGIETVLIVAPSTPPDRIDAIARLGSGFVYASTVMGTTGERIVLGDQAADLATRVRAATDRPVLMGFGISGPETAAQAARHADGVIMGAAVMRRVLAGENADEVAGLVREVRTALDAIVEPHWP; encoded by the coding sequence ATGACCACCGTGACGGTCGGGCGTCCACCCTTGGAACGACACCTCCGCGACCACCGTGACCAGGGCCGCAAGGCTCTCGTGCCCTATGTCACCGCCGGAGTGGTGCCCGGCTGGACCGGGCTGGTCGAGGCGCTGGCCGCGGCCGGGGCCGACGCGATCGAGATCGGATTGCCCTTCTCCGACCCGATGCTCGAGGGCACGACCATCCAGGAGGCCTCACAACGGGCGCTGGAGCAGGGGATGACCACCGAGCGGGCGCTGGCGGCGGTGGCGGAGCTGGACCTCGACATCCCGCTGGTCGTCATGACCTACAGCAATCTGATCCGGCACCGCGGGGCCGGGGTGTTCTGCGAACGTCTGGCCGGCGCCGGGGTGTCCGGGCTGATCCCCGTCGACACCCCGCTGGACGAGGCCTCGCCCCTGGTCGCCGCCGCCCGGTCGCAGGGGATCGAGACCGTGCTGATCGTGGCACCTTCCACTCCACCCGACCGCATCGACGCGATCGCGCGCCTGGGATCCGGGTTCGTGTACGCGTCCACCGTCATGGGAACCACCGGTGAGCGCATCGTGCTCGGTGACCAGGCGGCCGACCTGGCCACCCGGGTGCGGGCGGCCACCGACCGGCCGGTGCTGATGGGTTTCGGCATCTCCGGACCGGAGACCGCGGCACAGGCGGCCCGGCATGCGGACGGTGTGATCATGGGAGCCGCCGTGATGCGCCGGGTGCTGGCGGGCGAGAACGCGGACGAGGTGGCCGGCCTGGTGCGGGAGGTGCGCACGGCCCTGGACGCGATCGTCGAGCCGCATTGGCCCTAA
- the trpB gene encoding tryptophan synthase subunit beta, with protein MTQTASVLADPGADGRFGAFGGRYVPEALIPACRTLEREFRSAWSDSAFREHLTRTLAVYAGRPTPVTPAARLSAELGVTVLLKREDLAHTGSHKINNVLGQALLAQRMGRTTLLAETGAGQHGVATATVGALLGLDVTVFMGAKDVERQALNVFRMELLGAKVVPVTAGSQTLADATSEAFRHWVGQSDTAHYCIGSVMGPHPYPWMVREFQRVIGEEARGQCAQLLPAGIPDVVVACVGGGSNAAGTFAGFVGTSARLVGVEAAGGAAIGNGSPGILHGFESYLLQDDDGQVLEAHSLSAGLDYPGVGPEHAHLADSGRATYVSADDDEVLAAMVKLARTEGILGALESCHAVAWVLRAAGTDELPTGSTVLVTLSGRGDKDAAQVRELLA; from the coding sequence ATGACGCAGACCGCATCCGTCCTGGCCGATCCCGGCGCCGACGGCCGGTTCGGCGCCTTCGGTGGTCGTTACGTACCCGAGGCGCTGATCCCGGCCTGTCGCACCCTCGAGCGCGAGTTTCGTTCCGCCTGGTCGGATTCGGCGTTCCGTGAGCATCTGACCCGCACGCTCGCCGTGTACGCCGGGCGCCCCACACCGGTCACGCCCGCCGCCCGGCTCTCCGCCGAGCTCGGGGTCACCGTGCTGCTGAAGCGCGAAGATCTCGCCCACACCGGCTCACACAAGATCAATAACGTTCTGGGGCAAGCGCTTCTGGCTCAGCGCATGGGCCGCACCACCCTGCTCGCCGAGACCGGGGCCGGGCAGCACGGCGTGGCCACCGCCACCGTCGGGGCACTGCTCGGGCTCGATGTCACAGTGTTCATGGGCGCGAAAGACGTCGAGCGGCAGGCGCTCAATGTGTTCCGGATGGAGCTGCTCGGCGCGAAGGTGGTGCCGGTGACGGCGGGCAGCCAGACGCTCGCCGACGCCACCAGCGAGGCGTTCCGGCACTGGGTGGGGCAGTCCGACACCGCGCACTACTGCATCGGTTCGGTGATGGGTCCGCATCCGTACCCGTGGATGGTGCGGGAGTTCCAGCGGGTCATCGGCGAAGAGGCGCGGGGGCAGTGCGCGCAGCTGCTGCCGGCCGGAATTCCGGACGTCGTGGTCGCCTGTGTGGGCGGTGGCTCGAACGCGGCGGGCACCTTCGCCGGGTTCGTCGGCACCTCCGCCCGGCTGGTCGGCGTGGAGGCGGCCGGTGGGGCCGCGATCGGCAACGGTTCGCCCGGCATCCTGCACGGCTTCGAGTCCTACCTGCTGCAGGACGACGACGGGCAGGTGCTGGAGGCGCACTCGCTCTCGGCCGGCCTGGACTATCCCGGTGTCGGCCCGGAGCATGCTCATCTCGCCGACTCCGGCCGCGCCACCTACGTCAGCGCCGACGACGACGAGGTGCTGGCCGCGATGGTCAAACTGGCGCGCACCGAGGGCATTCTCGGTGCCCTGGAGAGCTGCCACGCCGTGGCCTGGGTGCTGCGTGCCGCCGGTACCGACGAGCTGCCCACCGGGTCAACGGTGCTGGTGACCCTGTCCGGCCGCGGCGACAAAGACGCCGCCCAGGTGAGGGAGCTGCTCGCATGA
- a CDS encoding RNA polymerase sigma factor, giving the protein MTDVPEEFAAPQGATRPGSDRIDILARAAAAGDDAALNDLLAAIQPEVLRRTGKMLPHREDAEEAAQDALLQVARRISSFEGRSSFRTWLYVVVSNAARQTYRDLKRRAGEQPLTVEEQVRPDPRRTSVIAGSRIDLLEALESLESSHPQLVLPFVYRDLADLEYEEIARRLDLPLGTVKSRLNQARQEVRRRLVR; this is encoded by the coding sequence ATGACCGACGTACCCGAAGAGTTCGCTGCCCCTCAGGGCGCTACTCGACCCGGTAGTGACCGGATCGATATCTTGGCGAGGGCTGCCGCGGCCGGCGATGACGCAGCTCTCAACGATCTCCTCGCCGCCATCCAGCCGGAAGTGTTACGACGGACCGGCAAGATGCTGCCCCATCGGGAAGACGCCGAGGAGGCCGCGCAGGACGCCCTGCTCCAGGTCGCGCGTCGCATCAGCAGCTTCGAGGGCCGCAGTTCGTTCCGCACGTGGCTCTACGTGGTCGTGTCGAACGCCGCCCGGCAGACCTACCGCGACCTGAAGCGCAGAGCGGGCGAGCAGCCCCTCACCGTGGAGGAACAGGTGCGCCCCGACCCCCGGCGCACCAGTGTGATCGCCGGGTCGCGCATCGACCTGCTGGAGGCCCTGGAGTCGCTGGAGAGCTCGCACCCGCAGCTGGTGCTGCCCTTCGTCTACCGCGACCTGGCCGATCTGGAGTACGAGGAGATCGCCCGGCGTCTGGACCTGCCGCTGGGAACAGTGAAGTCGCGCCTGAACCAGGCGCGGCAGGAGGTGCGACGCCGGCTCGTGCGCTGA
- a CDS encoding serine/threonine-protein kinase: MPLPELIGRYRPVRRLGAGGFAVVWLAHDESLDAEVAVKVMADNWADRLDLRERFLREARMLRQAASQRIVQVFDIGELTDGRPYLVMEYADRGTLADRVKADGAYPLAEALRVTAEVARGVAELHSAGVVHRDLKPSNVLITSVRGGGERLLVADLGVAKSLAHGSGVTMSVGSAGYMAPEQMEPQIGVDPRADVYSLGAFAYHLMTAERPPISLVLREKLPSDLPPAVRETLLLTLLSDRESRWPDAASLAARFDELASHIDDDVTVASIPTIGHGGSASTPTPGSFTPGGTGRSGYPQPVSPTPGWNYQGTPGPQGPQPAPTGPGWQNHQNHQGAPAGSDQFSPQPQFTQQPRFGQQPASQGGYQSSYQGGYANPPSNTPHRTPDPQGWNQSGYAQAPPVTEQQYNHPQQAQQAQQAQQAQQAQQAQQAQQAHSPLQGFQSTQGPSTTPARPLNQGHGRWIATMTAVVVLAAATGIGAVLLWQWRANRDLTVSDASRSITLTAPPAFGSQLVETGWNPTTIGLTATEADGLLLSDSVQNWSDLEKDVNGVFVGLSDSENLPKKVMAITHDTCTDGKAKAFGVESTWTGQIHTWTDCEGGTGQVQEVYLEPQEGSSTYVYLQIRRTSDNDHAPQELIDQLVVDEGSAARS, encoded by the coding sequence ATGCCTCTGCCCGAGCTGATCGGCCGCTACCGGCCCGTCCGTCGCCTCGGTGCCGGTGGTTTCGCTGTGGTGTGGCTCGCCCACGACGAGTCACTGGACGCCGAGGTCGCTGTCAAGGTCATGGCCGACAACTGGGCCGACCGCCTCGACCTGCGTGAACGCTTCCTGCGCGAGGCCCGCATGCTGCGCCAGGCGGCGTCGCAGCGGATCGTGCAGGTCTTCGACATCGGGGAGCTGACCGACGGTCGGCCCTACCTGGTGATGGAATACGCCGATCGCGGAACTCTCGCCGATCGGGTCAAGGCCGACGGCGCCTATCCCCTGGCCGAAGCGCTCCGGGTCACCGCCGAGGTGGCCCGGGGTGTGGCCGAGCTGCATTCCGCCGGGGTGGTGCACCGCGACCTGAAGCCCTCGAACGTGCTGATCACATCGGTGCGCGGAGGCGGAGAACGGCTACTGGTGGCCGACCTCGGAGTGGCCAAGAGCCTGGCCCACGGCTCGGGCGTGACGATGTCGGTCGGCTCGGCCGGGTATATGGCCCCCGAGCAGATGGAACCGCAGATCGGCGTCGACCCCCGCGCCGACGTGTACAGCCTGGGTGCGTTCGCCTACCACCTGATGACGGCCGAGAGGCCCCCGATCTCGCTGGTCCTGCGCGAGAAGCTGCCGTCCGACCTGCCGCCCGCGGTGCGCGAGACACTGCTGCTCACACTGCTGAGCGACCGGGAGAGCCGCTGGCCCGACGCCGCGAGCCTGGCCGCGCGGTTCGACGAGCTGGCCTCCCACATCGATGACGACGTCACCGTGGCCTCGATCCCGACGATCGGTCACGGCGGTTCGGCCTCCACCCCGACGCCGGGTTCCTTCACCCCCGGCGGGACGGGCCGCTCCGGTTATCCGCAGCCGGTCAGCCCGACGCCGGGCTGGAACTATCAGGGGACGCCGGGGCCGCAGGGCCCGCAGCCGGCTCCGACCGGGCCGGGATGGCAGAACCACCAGAACCACCAAGGCGCCCCGGCCGGCTCGGACCAGTTCAGCCCGCAGCCCCAGTTCACCCAGCAACCCCGGTTCGGGCAGCAGCCGGCGTCCCAGGGCGGTTATCAGAGCAGCTACCAGGGCGGTTACGCGAACCCTCCCTCGAACACCCCGCACCGGACGCCGGACCCGCAGGGCTGGAACCAGAGCGGATACGCCCAGGCCCCTCCGGTCACCGAGCAGCAGTACAACCATCCCCAGCAGGCCCAGCAGGCCCAGCAGGCCCAGCAGGCCCAGCAGGCCCAGCAGGCCCAGCAGGCCCAGCAGGCCCACAGCCCTCTTCAGGGGTTCCAGTCGACCCAGGGGCCTTCCACGACCCCGGCCCGACCGCTGAACCAGGGGCACGGACGCTGGATCGCGACGATGACGGCCGTGGTGGTCCTGGCCGCCGCCACCGGTATCGGAGCGGTACTGCTCTGGCAGTGGCGGGCGAACCGCGACCTGACGGTCAGCGATGCCAGCCGTTCGATCACTCTCACCGCGCCCCCCGCCTTCGGTTCGCAGCTGGTGGAGACCGGCTGGAACCCGACCACGATCGGTCTCACCGCCACGGAGGCCGACGGGCTGCTGCTCTCGGACAGCGTGCAGAACTGGTCGGACCTCGAAAAAGACGTCAACGGTGTGTTCGTGGGACTGAGCGATTCTGAGAACCTGCCGAAGAAGGTCATGGCCATCACCCACGACACGTGCACGGACGGCAAGGCCAAGGCGTTCGGGGTCGAGAGCACGTGGACGGGTCAGATCCACACCTGGACCGACTGTGAGGGTGGCACCGGCCAGGTGCAGGAGGTGTACCTGGAGCCCCAGGAGGGCAGCAGCACATACGTCTACCTGCAGATCCGCCGCACCAGCGACAACGACCACGCCCCCCAGGAACTGATCGACCAGCTGGTTGTCGACGAGGGATCCGCGGCCCGGAGCTGA
- a CDS encoding serine/threonine-protein kinase, giving the protein MPDIAPLRAGDPAQVAGYRLTGRIGAGGQGVVYLGVSPDDERVAVKLLRVEDDHSRQLFAREVAAARRVAPFCTAQIINFETDGPSPYVISEFIEGPSLQQYVAERGPLTGTRLQRLAIGTSTALAAIHQVGVVHRDLKPANVMMSPEGPRVIDFGIARDLAQDTTKVSKLFGTPAYMSPEQLRAEKVGPATDMFAWGSVMAFAATGRAPFEANHIMAAINKIAHEEPDLTGIPPELLTVLRHCFSKDPARRPTAQQTLYMLLGRPSELDTPNATIVLAEATQLVEASSTGPTVGYTAAHPDARLTAVHQPASMGETRVDHSMTDASGLPATPVTGPGGPAGKGRPTAASATGAAAGAVPDSGAGLGQLPPWGTYAPSTPEQPQYGPPQHSRALYTQPQQGAPGPQGPAGQGGAVGRGGAASQNKQGTGLQPGHISPGQVPQSPVSRGQGQPGPGQGQVQQGQVQQGQVQQGQVQQGQSSWQSAQSASGGSAPGQQSWAPPGQNHQQNRGWGQPQGTSPSSAGAPSSNPGAPSNPGAPSNPGASSNQGAPPNYGTPPDRGVPASGQGTSPSYGAPSNRGSVPSNQGTSPVSQGFSSGQGAASGHGTGPNHGTGGPNHGVSPGHGAAPSYGTPSNRGAVSPNQGTAAPAHPGASPNHGTAPTYGAPSNRPASPPDRGASSPGQGVAPSYGAPANHGTPPSNFGTPSPDYGVLPTYGGPSSAVPGSAQRGGAAVSQPSNGPGWSGPQPQPSQPQTWGAGNSGVPGPRQKAPNRGRPVVLVTAAAVLILAAAIVVWDRVIDNTVSRDGSSSSSSGDTSGSSSGSGSKSAPDPAACGGRINVGADSDCASDSSVSNDSSSADDSSSGTDKVAASGTLPYGLDGTWEGEVSQPLGKVSSFTVHLELTGGKKRAGTMTMPELGCLAKLTVESSGLTTAQLNAPVKAADDPNQACARRAEVILIGTSADTISYTWTDKTAVGNTASGTLTRVD; this is encoded by the coding sequence CGCGGTCAAGCTGCTACGCGTCGAGGACGACCACTCGCGCCAGCTCTTCGCCCGGGAGGTCGCCGCCGCCCGCCGGGTCGCGCCGTTCTGCACGGCGCAGATCATCAACTTCGAGACGGACGGCCCGTCGCCGTACGTCATCAGCGAGTTCATCGAGGGCCCGTCCCTCCAGCAGTACGTCGCCGAGCGGGGGCCCCTGACCGGCACCCGCCTGCAGCGCCTCGCCATCGGCACGTCCACCGCGCTCGCCGCCATCCACCAGGTCGGTGTGGTGCACCGCGACCTCAAGCCGGCCAACGTGATGATGTCGCCGGAGGGTCCGCGGGTCATCGACTTCGGCATCGCCCGCGACCTCGCGCAAGACACCACCAAGGTCAGCAAGCTCTTCGGCACCCCGGCCTACATGTCGCCGGAGCAGCTGCGCGCCGAGAAGGTGGGCCCCGCCACCGACATGTTCGCCTGGGGCTCGGTGATGGCCTTCGCCGCCACCGGCCGGGCCCCGTTCGAGGCCAACCACATCATGGCCGCGATCAACAAGATTGCCCACGAGGAGCCGGATCTCACCGGCATACCGCCGGAACTGCTCACCGTGCTGCGGCACTGCTTCAGCAAGGACCCAGCCCGGAGGCCCACCGCCCAGCAGACGCTGTACATGTTGCTGGGGCGGCCCTCCGAGCTCGACACCCCGAACGCGACGATCGTGCTGGCCGAGGCCACGCAGCTGGTCGAGGCCAGTTCCACCGGCCCGACCGTGGGCTACACCGCGGCCCACCCCGACGCCCGCCTCACGGCGGTGCACCAGCCGGCGTCGATGGGCGAGACCCGGGTGGACCACTCAATGACAGACGCATCTGGCCTCCCGGCCACCCCGGTCACCGGCCCCGGTGGCCCGGCGGGGAAGGGCCGGCCCACCGCGGCGTCCGCGACCGGTGCCGCTGCTGGTGCGGTCCCGGATTCCGGTGCGGGCCTGGGGCAGCTGCCGCCGTGGGGCACGTACGCGCCGAGCACCCCCGAGCAGCCCCAGTACGGCCCGCCCCAGCACAGCCGGGCCCTCTACACGCAGCCCCAGCAGGGTGCGCCGGGACCACAGGGGCCTGCGGGGCAGGGTGGTGCAGTCGGCCGGGGTGGTGCAGCCAGCCAGAACAAGCAGGGTACGGGCCTCCAGCCGGGCCACATTTCACCGGGGCAAGTTCCGCAGAGCCCGGTTTCGCGGGGCCAGGGGCAGCCGGGCCCGGGTCAGGGTCAGGTACAGCAGGGTCAGGTACAGCAGGGTCAGGTACAGCAGGGTCAGGTACAGCAGGGTCAGAGTTCGTGGCAGAGTGCGCAGTCGGCCTCCGGCGGCTCGGCGCCGGGCCAGCAGTCCTGGGCACCACCGGGTCAGAATCACCAGCAGAACCGGGGTTGGGGGCAGCCGCAAGGCACTTCGCCGTCGAGTGCCGGCGCTCCGTCGTCGAACCCTGGCGCTCCATCGAACCCTGGCGCTCCGTCGAACCCGGGCGCTTCGTCGAACCAGGGTGCTCCGCCGAATTACGGCACCCCGCCGGACCGCGGCGTCCCAGCATCGGGCCAGGGCACTTCGCCGAGTTACGGAGCTCCGTCGAACCGTGGTTCGGTGCCGTCGAACCAGGGCACGTCGCCAGTGAGCCAGGGCTTCTCGTCGGGCCAGGGTGCTGCGTCGGGCCACGGCACTGGGCCGAACCATGGCACTGGTGGGCCGAATCACGGTGTCTCTCCCGGCCACGGTGCGGCGCCGAGCTACGGGACTCCGTCGAACCGTGGCGCGGTCTCGCCGAACCAGGGCACGGCGGCACCCGCGCACCCGGGTGCTTCGCCCAACCATGGCACCGCACCGACCTATGGCGCCCCCTCGAACCGGCCTGCTTCACCGCCCGACCGGGGCGCTTCGTCCCCGGGCCAGGGTGTTGCTCCGAGCTATGGCGCTCCAGCGAACCACGGCACTCCGCCGTCGAACTTCGGCACTCCCTCGCCGGACTACGGGGTGCTGCCCACGTACGGGGGACCGTCGTCCGCAGTTCCCGGTTCGGCTCAGCGCGGCGGCGCAGCCGTGTCCCAGCCCTCGAACGGACCCGGCTGGAGCGGCCCCCAGCCCCAGCCGTCCCAGCCCCAGACCTGGGGTGCCGGTAACTCCGGTGTCCCGGGGCCGCGTCAGAAGGCGCCGAACCGGGGCCGCCCGGTGGTTCTCGTCACGGCGGCGGCCGTGCTGATCCTGGCCGCTGCCATCGTGGTCTGGGACCGGGTGATCGACAACACCGTGAGCCGGGACGGTTCGTCGAGCAGTAGTTCGGGTGACACCTCGGGCAGTAGCTCCGGCAGCGGTTCGAAGAGCGCGCCGGATCCGGCCGCGTGTGGCGGGCGCATCAACGTCGGGGCCGACTCCGACTGCGCCTCGGACAGTTCGGTGTCGAACGACTCGTCCTCGGCCGACGACTCCAGCAGCGGTACGGACAAGGTCGCAGCCTCCGGCACGCTGCCCTACGGCCTGGACGGCACCTGGGAGGGCGAGGTCTCGCAGCCGCTGGGCAAGGTCTCGAGCTTCACCGTGCACCTGGAGCTGACCGGCGGCAAGAAGCGCGCGGGCACGATGACCATGCCCGAGCTGGGCTGTCTCGCGAAGCTCACCGTGGAGAGCTCGGGTCTCACCACGGCCCAGCTCAATGCGCCGGTGAAGGCCGCGGACGACCCGAACCAGGCCTGCGCCCGCCGGGCCGAGGTGATCCTGATCGGGACCAGTGCCGACACGATCAGTTACACCTGGACGGACAAGACCGCGGTCGGCAACACGGCGTCGGGCACCCTGACGCGGGTGGACTGA